The following DNA comes from Miscanthus floridulus cultivar M001 chromosome 5, ASM1932011v1, whole genome shotgun sequence.
GAGCCGGAGTTGCCAGCCATAGTAGAACTTGATCCGTCTTCGGTGGCGGTGTGTGCGGTGGGACGAGGTCCACCAGTGGTGAGCAGAGCATGCTGTGCCGCCGTCTTGGCATGCTCCTTGTCGTAGCGCTCTTCCAGAAGAAGGTATGAGCACGCCGAGAGGAAGGTGTGCGGCGGCTGCTTGGCGGTGATGGCGGTGATGGCGTGGCGATACTTGGAGCTCAGGTCGCGCAGCATGTTCAGGACTTGGCTCGTCTCCCGCACTGGCTGGCCGACATCGCGGAGCGCATCCGCGAGCTGCTTGAGTCGTCCGGTGTATTGGGTGATGTCCATATCGCCCTAGACCATGTTTCGGAACTCCGTCTCTAGGTAGACAGCGCGATGGAGCTCGTTGTCGCGGAATTGATCGTGGATGGCGCCCCAGACGCGGTACGCGGTTGCCTTTGGATGGCGCACGATGTCGTGCACGTCCTTGGCGATGGAGTTGTACAGCCAACTCAAGATGTACTGATCAACCACACGCTAGTCGGGATCATGGCGCTGGTCGGCGGTTGGCAGAGATGAGACGTGGGAGgtgaggccgaacttgccgaggAAGGCGTCGAAGAAGCACCGCCATTCGTCGTAGTTCGGCATGGCGAGCTTGAGAACAACGGGAATGTGAGATTTGATGTTGACGGTTTGAAGGACTGCGGTGGGAGGCGTGGTGGCAGGGGGATCGTCACCGACAGAGGAGGTGAAGGAGACTTCGGAGGTGTCGTCGGAGTCGGAAGAGCCGAGACCGAAGAGGGGATTGTCGTCCATGGTTGGCATGGCGACAATCACGGAAGAAGATGACAATGCAGCGAGAGCTCAACCCGAGCTTGCTGATACCATGTAGAAAAGTCAATGAGAGCCAACAACGTTTTCATTGACCTGTGATGTGTTTATATAAGTTACAACATATGTTGCTCAATTGGCAACTGCATCTGAGTGCTAGTGTACAACGTGGGCGCGAGGGCGCGCGTCGTGCTCTCGTGGTCACCACGCACCGGCTCTGGTCAGCGACGGTAGTTGGCGTTCGTGGTCTTGGCGCTGTCCCTCGACATTGACCGCTGATTGCACAGTTCTCCGGTAATGGTATCTTAGTTTCTGTGGTAGCAACTGGCAAGTCCATGAGTTTAAGTTCATCGTCAAGGAGTGCCATTTCCGGTGTTGATGTCATGAGAGAAATGTTACGTCACGCGCCGCGGAAGCCCGCATGACGGTATGAGCGTGGTCGTGGAGCGTGGCGTGTCTTGGTGAAGGGTGGAGCAGCAGACGGCGCGAAGCAAGCAAGGAGTTTAGTGGGCAGGTGTAgtgtagagttttttttttttttttttttttttttttttttttagaaaaggtgTAGTGTAGAGATAACGGGCCTAGAAAGAGGCTGCCACATACAGTAACATAGGCCCAAGGCCTTCCAGCCAGTCGCGTGCAAATTACTAATTTCCAGTTTGCTTCTGCCAGTCACGTTTGACACGAGTCGTATCCCATTTCCCATATATGTGGGGACGTGGAGCGTGGGGGCGTCATGTGCCGTGTGTTAGGCCCCAATTGGTCGGGCTCCTGTGGGCTCCAGCTTCTGCACTATAGCCGGGTGTCGGCCGCCCAGCGGCCGACAAGTGCCTATAGGAGCTGGAGTCGCGGAgccagaaaaacgagcttctctgGCTCCAGTTGTATCAGtgagagagaaggagaagagagaaAAATAGCTCCGATGGCTCTGATAAACAGTAACCAAGTGTCGACGGGAGCCGGAGCCGTCGAATCCCACAGCCAAACGGAGCCTTAGTTTTGGACATTTGGTGGAGGAGACGAAAAAATGACGTACCGTCGGAACTCGGAACCCGGCACTACTTTTTTTGGCAGCTGCTCTAACTACCCAAACCCATTACGTATGCGTCACTAGACCTGAGGTTAAACACGTGCGCCAATCTGCACCGCGCCGCGCGTGCAGGAGTAGGAGCAGTAGCATGGAAAAAAAAATTCTGTGGATACCCATGTATACCGCCGCTCGATGGAGGACACAGCTTTGGTACTCGTTTGTACGGCAACGACGGACGATCTGGCCGGTGCGTGTGGGATGTGAACAATGGATTGTGTATTTGTGTTTGACCGCGACCTCAATTCTCCAACCACGAGCCGAGCGGAGCAGATGGATACACGGAGTCTGGATGCACAGGTGTCAACCATCGAGCCGCGGTATACGTGGAGTCTAGATGGATACAGTATCCACCGAATTTTTCCCCCTGTGCGGCCGTGTCTTCCTTTCGACGCTTGTGACAATTTCCAACTGGGAGGGCGCAGGCTCGCTTTATCCACGAACGAATGAAAATGAACTGCCGACTTGCAGCAGCTGTACCCTGCCCTCCTAGCCCTACGGAAGCACGGAGCCGCCGAGCCGGTACCGGACGAAAGAAACCGCATATGAacctagcccttgtttagttccccggattcctgaatttggcactatgcaaaaagaagattccccgtcacatcaaatttgtggtacatgcatggagtactaaatgttgacgaaatcaaaaactaattgcacagtttggttgtactttgcgagacgaacgttttgagcctaattagtcaacaattggacaattattaccaaataaaaacgaaacgcAACAGTGCGCTACAGTACCTGATTTTTTTGGCGGCGCCAACTTCGTGGGCAAACTAAACGCGCCCCTAACGCACGGCCGACGCTTGACGCTTCTCTGTTGCCTTGGGATTTCCAGGCACGGGCACAGGCAGTGCATCGTCCTCGTTCGCATCGCAGCAGCCAGTGACGAGGCCATATCAAATTGAAGGGCCACGGACCGTGTAGATGTAATATTTTATCAGAAATTACACCTGCCCGCTGCTTGCTCATCGTCTCCCGGATGTAATATTTTATCAGAAATTACACCTGCCCGCTGCTTGCTCATCGTCTCCCGCCATGGTGGATCTCGAAATATCACGCCGGCCGTTTATTTTATATATACCCGCCGCATGCGACGCTGCATGCGGGCCCCACCCGCTACCTCTCCCGCGCCCGCGCCAGTAGTACGACGCCCGGAGGCCCCACTCCTCGGCCCCACCAGAACTCCGAGCGTTTCCGAAACTACCGCTGGTGTTCCCTAGCCGAGAGTAGCCGTGGTATGTATCCACAGTGGGAGTATAGCCCAGTGGCCCGAGTACGTACGTAGTCGTTAACGTTGTCGCGCGTCAGTAATAAATCTTTTCTTTGGCTGTTGCGCTATACGTTTTGTGGTGTATCTATACGGGTATATAATATATATACGCGGCCAACCTGTCGCCCATCACAACGTGCTTCGTGTGCACTTACCGACGCTGTTACTTTACCAACACTAGTATCACTGTAGGACAGTGACGTACCTCGACCAGTCGACCTCGAGAAGTCGAGAGACATACAAACGCTGGTATCTTCTTCAGTTCCGTTTTCCCTTGCTCACTAAATTGATGACGTCAGTTGGTTTCATGGAGTAAAAAAAAGTTAACCGTAATAGCTTTATGCCAACACTTCGTACGAAGACTGCGTGCACGTCGTTATCCAAGATATCAGTAATAAACGCCCCCCGCGACGCTACATATGTTTGTGTTCAAAATGGCAAGCAAATAGAAATGACTTCGAGCCAAGTATTGTTCCCTAAAATTACAAGCCAAGTGCGTGGCATCCAACGAATAAGTAATATTTCATATTCTCTTCCGCCGTGTTATGACACAAAACAGCATGAGATCAAACAAATTAGTTGGCTTTACAAGTCCTCCGCAAGtcgcaacaaaaaagaaaagataaataaAACAATATCGGAGAACGTCGTATAAAAGTGAGGTTGCACAATATTGGAGTATTAATTTTGCAAGCTTTGAAAAACCACCCCTAGGTCCAACCATGCATTCACATTTGGATCTCCAAGCACCAGATTGAGATGAGTTGTTTGGTTACGCGTGCATGGTCAATGACTCAATATATATATACGTGGACAGCAGGTCACCAACATCATAGTCGCGGTAAACATATATTAAAAAAACACACACTCAAAACGAGCTGCATATCATCCAATTACTTCTATTCTCCCCGTTCAGAATTTGTTAGGAGTATTTTGCTTCATTTTTAATATGAAACTACAAAGTATGTGTACTCAAAGCTTGATATGAGCTAACAAAGTTTAGCTCATATCAAGCTTGGGTGTACAAAAAACATTGTGTTTTTTAATATAAACTCAAAACATTGTTGGGTGCTCATATCAAGCTAATATTTGATGTGTTTCTTCAACCTCATATCAGAATCACCACTTCTATGCTCAGTGTGCCTCGTCTCCACTTTACTCGTGTTTTGTCTCTTTCTGAGTGGTGGAGCTCTCAGTATGGTAAGGTGGGGCTATTGCCATACCTTGAGTTTGTCCAATGCCTACTATAGCATGtgttttttcatttgataaaGGTGCTATAAACTATACTCCATCGTTCTGTTAAACCGTGTATATTATATCTTAATTCTCACCTGTCCTCCACCACTGCTCTCTACTCTTTCTCAAACATAACCAGGTGAAGTTGCCACCGGGCACGGACAGACCCTACACCACTGCTAAAACCTATCGTCACCCTAAACTACTAGAGCATGCTCAAAGCGAGAAATCTGAGAGGTGTCATACATATGCAGTAAGAGCATGGACCTGTTTGGCATGTTGCCGCAAGACGCCACAACTTTAAGGCTCGCCTAAAGTGCGGCGCTGAAATCAGCCGCCGAAGATTTGGCGAGCTAAGGCGTCGCAAACTACTTACGTGTTGTTGGGAAACTATGGCGGCACTAGAGGTCCGGGAACCAATCAAACATCAGTCAAAAGTGGGGCGTTGGAGGTATGGCGAGATTTGGCGAACTCTGGGAACAAAACACGCCCCATGAATAAAAACAGTGAGCACCAAGTTTCGACTAAGTGTAGTTAGATTTCTCTTTTTTCCCATAGGAATCATTTGAACTCCCCTTTCCTTCAAATTCAAAAGTACTAGCTAAACAGCTTTTATGAAACATCATTTTACCGTTGTTTTTTTTTCCCTCCGAAACAAATGCTAGCGAAGCATACATACAAATATCATTGCGGCCAAAATTCAAACCCCGCGGCCGCGCCGCGTGGGTCCCGCCTCCCAACTCAGGTGTCTTGGACACGGATTAATCATTAATCAATAGCAGCGTAACCTGTAACCACCCTGGTAGAGTATTATGGGGTGTTTGGCTGccctttctaaattttagtcgttgtgtcatcgaatgtttgatatgtgcatggagtattaaatataaactaattgcatagtttgtgactaatttacgagataaatcttttaagtctaattagtctataatttagcaatattttgctacagtaaacatgtgctaatgacgaattaattagactAAAAAAATTCGCCTCGTAGGATActaacggattatgtaatttatttttttattaatattcgtATACCCATACAACGTCCTTTCGACATACATCCTAAATTTCACCCCCTTATTTACCTGCCACTGCCACGAGGACCGGGGCCTAAACGCGTCCAGCTCATCACCATCCCACCAGCCACTGACCGAGGGCAGCACCGTCATTTCGGCGCTCCGGGCCCGTCGTCCCCGCGGTTTAAAGCGCCCTCCACTCTCCAGCACCACCACTGGGCGGGTGTCATTTCAGGCCTAATCGCTCTGGCCTGCGCTTCGTCTCCGGGCGGCCGGgcgggggaagaagaagaagaagaagaagaagaagaagaagaagaagaccacctgGATCCATCTCCTCCTCAGTAAGCTCTCCCACCCCTCTCGCGCCGCGCGTCTTCCTCCGGGTGCCGCGGTTTCGTCTCTCTAGAGTCTAGACTAGATATGTGTGCTCTTCTCTGTTCCGTTACTGTTTGAGTTTCTGGAGTCTTGATCAGAATGTTTCGGGTTCCCCCGGAAGATCACCGGAAGTCCGCAACCAGCAGGGAGATGAGTTCCGCGCTGAATGATACTCGTGCCTCGCAAAACCGTAGGGCCTGTCGTGACTTTTCTGAGATTTCGAATTTTTCCCCCACCTCCCATGGGGCCTTGTAGTGGAGCACTGTCGCTTAGTGTTGATGCCACGCTCATGGCGCTCTGGAAACAGGGCATGCTGATTTCAGGCGTTTTGGAGCGCTGGTGTGGTTGGTTTGTCGATTGACTTTTCCTCGGTTTAGATTAACCTCTTAAATCCCCGTCCCTTTCAGCTGGCCATCGGTAACCAGAGTACTCGGCTCATTCATTATACTGAGCTTTCGTAATCCGTTCTATGTGGAAAACTTGCTTCAAGCTACATGTCACCATTACAAATCCTCTGGAGTCTGTAGTATCTCCCTGAAGCTGCAAGACTCATAGCGAGTCGTGGTATGTGCAGCCCATTTTGAACTTGTTTCCTGCGGTGCGATGGGCAGATGGGGACTTCTAGGGGAGATCAGTCTGATGGAgggcagattttttttttcaaaatttgttTGGATGTGCTTCGATATATATTTTTTCCTCTAGAGCACGCGTAGGGTGACCATCCTAGCTGGTGCATGTGCCTATTCACAGCTGTTTTGTCAGGAGACCAGTAAATTGTTTTAGATTTACTCATATCAGATCGGATCCTTTTATAACCATTAACTTTGGGAAATTTAACTGTATGAATGAGTTTTCTTCCAAATTTTGAAGCATTTACTGATACTTTGGGCTTCTTAAATCTATGTGCAAGGTCCTCGCCCTTGTATATTACATAATTTCCTACAGATATTTTTACTTATCCTAAGTGCGTAGCTGTGTTCTTCAATTATTGCCATCTCCACATGCATGACAAATAACCTTCAAGAAATGAATAAACAATGTACAATTTCCAGAGATACAAGATAGGTTTATCACTCCTGGCCTTTCTTCAAACCCGCAGTTGACATCAGAATGTACTAGATTATTCCTACTGTGATGGCCCCTCTGCCCCTCACTCGATGCCTGCATGTGTCCATCTAGGTGTAAGCTGGGGGCCAGCCATGTTACGTGGATCACAaacaattattattatttttactaAATTGACTAGTCTCAGTCCTCACTCAATGATTGGGTTAGATATAGGTTGACAATAACTGAAGAAGCTTGTGGTCCACTGGTACTGCAAGTTTCAGCTGGGCCCTGAAATTCTGATCCCAGGGACAGAACAATTTTTCTGTCAATTTATCTTGGCTGTGCAAGTTTATTCAAGTCCATTCTCCATTGAATTAGGCTCTTACCTAACAAGGGACCGATGGGAGGAGTAGCTGCGACATCTTTTGTGCTGTGGTGTGTGATAGCCAAGTCATAGCCGTACCTGACTGCCTGCTCCATGAATGAGTTTCCCAACTAATATTCGAGCCAAAGAGATTGACGTACTTCATGTTAGACATTAGTCCATCTCAAATCTGTTTAGTTTACCTTGAGAAGGCATAGTAGTTTTATGCAACCACCTTACTTATCATTATCTAAAAACACCTCACTTATATGTCGGTGAGGTAGGCAATCTGTGTCAAACTAGATGTTTATTTGATCATTTTTTTCATGGCAGCTAAATGTGTACAATAAGCACTAAATGGCCCATACTCATTAGTCTAAAGCTGTTACATCATTCATAAAAGAATGTATTTTTGTTCTTTTCGCACATCAATGACTTAAAACGAGGTACAGTTGTATCGTCACAGTGAATTTTTACTTTGTTCCCCAATTCCACCTTGGGTTGCTGATGCTGATCAATTTTCTGGTCCTGAGCTTTCTGGAAAGCCATCGCTGATTGGTTAGCCGATAAAGTCATAAGTGATGAAAGATATGATTGTTCCCATCTCTTTGTTAACCAGTCAATGTTTTGGTCCCTGCATTTTGGAGGTTGATATGCTGAGCCCTTTTCACCCTCCTCTAATATACGCATGCAGTACTGTTCTACATGTAGGCAGTAGAAGATCTGCTTCCTACCCATATGATTGCAAGTTGATCCATCGTTGTTAACCTCATGCCATGCACGGCTTTTGCGCACTCTGTGTTTTTTCTTTATCTGTGAGCGATGTTACTGGTTGCTGTTTTTTGTTTACTGTCACCATTATTCTAACAGTTCTTTAGTGGTGACATTGAAAATTTTTACTGTCAATAATAATACTAAGACTAGCCCACTTGTTCATATGTTCACCGTCAATCATGACCAGGTCAACTACGAGATCTTATTTTGGTGACAATGAAGCGCATGCATAGAATGCAAACGAGAAAGTCCCATTCATGGTGGTGGGACAGCCATATTAGCCCAAAGAACTCCAAATGGCTAGCTGAGAATTTGGAAGGTAACAACTCTGTTTTTTATTGAATGACAGCATGTACTGACACTTCTGTTATTTGACAGGAAGAGCAATCTGCAGTAACTTGTTCAATGTTCATGTATCCTGCAGTATAATAATGGCACAAACTTTCCTGACTTTTTCTTTTCTGAATGAATAGAGATGGATAAGCAAGTTAAAGAGATGCTGAAGCTCATAGAGGATGAAGGTGATTCTTTTGCAAAGAAGGCTGAGATGTATTTCCAAAGAAGGCCTCTGCTTGTAAATCATGTTGAGAACTTCTATCGTATGTACCGTGCTCTTGCTGAGCGTTATGACAACGTGACTGGGGAATTGCGCAAGGGTCTTGCACTGCAGTCTCAAGGCTCTGGTATATCCGAAACTGATTCCGAGACACAATCAATTTCACCATCTCCAGAGCCTAACATGGAACAGAACACAGCAAAACCGAAGCACAAAACAAGAGCAGTTGGCTTCGATGTGTTCCTTGGTTCTGGTGGAAGCTCAGACATTTCCAAGAAGGGGAGTGAtggatcatcatcatcttcttcttcagattctgATTCAGAGGTTGATGAGGCAAGTGAAGAAAATGGCAATGGGATTTCTTATATAATGGATGGACGGATTACTGAGCTAGAAGATGAGCTTCAGGAAGCAAGGCAACAAATTGAGGCACTTGAGGTAAAGAACATGCACTGCCAATGTGAAAAACTTGAAGAGAGTCTCAAACAAGTTAGCAATGAAAAGGAAGACTTGGTAGCTGCAATTCTGGCAAGCAAGAATGATATCGAGGATCTAAAACGAGACATGGCCTCGACTACAAAACATTTTGAAGCCCAATTAGTGCACCGTGACCATGAGATTGAGAAGTGCAAGCAGGAGGTTGAGCAAGTTTCTGAAAAGTATTTCCATGAGAAATCCGCTCTTGAATCTGAAATTGAAAGGCTCCAGGAAGTTGTTAAGAATTTTGAACGGAACCTAACAGAAATTACAGGAGAGAAATTGCAGCTTGAGGCCCAGGTAAAGGAGCTTGAACAAGTTTCTAATAACTTAGACGATTCTTCTGCAGAGATTATAAAGCTACAAGAAATAATCAAGGATCTGCAAGCAAGATTGGAAAATGATTCAAATGAGAAGGGTGTACTTGAGGAACGTGCTATGGAGTTGGAGCAAGTTCGTAGGCAGTTGGAGGATTCAAGGGCTGTGGCTAGGGAGCTACAAGCTACAATTAAGGACCTGAAAGAGGACCTAGAAAAAGCTCTTCAAGAGAAAGCAGAACTTCAGAATCGTATGAAGGATGTGGAACAGGCAACCAGTGACCTAAATTCCTTGGTTGCTTCCCTTGAGGGCAAGTTGACAGCCACAGAGGCACAGCTTGAACAACTTCACGTGGAGAAAGCAGAAGCATCCCTTGAGAGTGAGAAACATTTGTCTCAACTGATTCAAGCCATCGCCCATCTTAAGACGGAGATCGAGCTGCTGTCTTCAGAGAAGGCTGCAGTTGAAAACAAGGTATCCGTTCTGCTGATTGATGTCACTACTCGTGATGAAAAGCTGAAGGAGATGGACAACCACTTGCAtcagctgcacctggagcatgtCAAGCTGATTGAAGAGGCAGATATTGCACGGAAAGACGTGTCAGGCCTGCGCTCACGCGTGTGTGAGCTCGAGGAAGaggttgagaagcagaagcttaTTATATCTGACAGCGCAGAGGGGAAGCGTGAGGCGATCAGGCAGCTGTGCTTCTCGCTTGATCACTACCGCCATGGGTACCAGCAGCTTCGGCAGCTCCTGCAGGACCACAAGAGGCCCGTGGTGATGGCAACATGAGTGAGTAGCGTGCCCTTCCTCTGGATGTTGAGAGGATGTCGAGACTCTGAAGTTGGCTTCTCAGTGTTATGCTGTGTGACGATGTAATTTTTGAGCTGTCTCCCTCCCCTCTTCCTATATAATTTGAGTAAAGCTTGTGCTCTGTAGTTACTTGAACTATCGAGTTATTCGTAATCTGTGGTGTGTAATGTAATGAGCTATGTGGCCAATGGATAATCATGGTATTCCCTTTATTCGTTCTGTTCATGTTCATTGTTGGTTGCTGTAGTGATCTTTCCAGCTTGGAACGATGAATGCTTCGAGTGCTCGGAGATAGTGATGACTCACGAACTAATATCAACTGTGACTCAAGTCATTGCTTTCTAGCATTTTCAATAAGCCTCGATGAATGCTTCGAGTGCTCGGAGATAGTGATGACTCACGAACTAATTTCAACTGTGACTCAAGTCATTGCTTTTTAGCATTTTCAATAAGCCTCTTCTAACCTGACTGTCAGGACCCTGAGTAAGCAGCAGCATAAGTCTGACGCTCGTTCGACAATAGGGGGAAACACCGCCATA
Coding sequences within:
- the LOC136449525 gene encoding protein NETWORKED 4B-like, with protein sequence MKRMHRMQTRKSHSWWWDSHISPKNSKWLAENLEEMDKQVKEMLKLIEDEGDSFAKKAEMYFQRRPLLVNHVENFYRMYRALAERYDNVTGELRKGLALQSQGSGISETDSETQSISPSPEPNMEQNTAKPKHKTRAVGFDVFLGSGGSSDISKKGSDGSSSSSSSDSDSEVDEASEENGNGISYIMDGRITELEDELQEARQQIEALEVKNMHCQCEKLEESLKQVSNEKEDLVAAILASKNDIEDLKRDMASTTKHFEAQLVHRDHEIEKCKQEVEQVSEKYFHEKSALESEIERLQEVVKNFERNLTEITGEKLQLEAQVKELEQVSNNLDDSSAEIIKLQEIIKDLQARLENDSNEKGVLEERAMELEQVRRQLEDSRAVARELQATIKDLKEDLEKALQEKAELQNRMKDVEQATSDLNSLVASLEGKLTATEAQLEQLHVEKAEASLESEKHLSQLIQAIAHLKTEIELLSSEKAAVENKVSVLLIDVTTRDEKLKEMDNHLHQLHLEHVKLIEEADIARKDVSGLRSRVCELEEEVEKQKLIISDSAEGKREAIRQLCFSLDHYRHGYQQLRQLLQDHKRPVVMAT